One genomic segment of Methanobacteriaceae archaeon includes these proteins:
- a CDS encoding endonuclease V produces the protein MCSLNLTQLLTSIQYSLSEKVVEEDCFSKLELVAGADVSFSMDNQAVTAAVVLELEDLEVVERKTLDLQLFFPYIPGFLGVREADPVISVVKTLDHDFDVLMVNGHGIMHPAGFGLASHVGVLLDVPTLGVAKSLTAGRYIKKATQRHHAHQELQLIGYDERMVGAFFMGKYVSVGHKISLETALDVTMRTSIFKTPEPLRQAHILATETFKNQIDTN, from the coding sequence ATGTGTTCATTAAACCTAACCCAGCTTTTAACCAGCATACAATACTCTTTGAGTGAGAAAGTGGTGGAAGAAGACTGTTTCAGTAAGTTAGAGCTGGTTGCAGGAGCTGATGTTTCTTTTTCCATGGATAATCAGGCAGTGACCGCGGCTGTGGTGCTGGAACTGGAAGATCTGGAAGTGGTTGAAAGAAAAACCCTGGATCTGCAGTTATTTTTCCCCTACATTCCTGGTTTTCTTGGAGTCCGGGAGGCGGATCCTGTTATATCAGTGGTGAAAACCTTAGATCATGATTTTGATGTATTAATGGTTAATGGTCATGGGATTATGCATCCTGCAGGTTTTGGACTGGCTTCTCATGTGGGTGTGCTGTTGGATGTTCCCACCCTGGGAGTGGCAAAAAGCTTAACTGCTGGAAGGTATATAAAGAAGGCCACCCAAAGACACCACGCACATCAGGAACTCCAACTTATAGGATATGATGAGCGCATGGTTGGGGCCTTTTTTATGGGAAAATATGTGAGTGTTGGTCATAAAATATCTCTTGAAACTGCGCTAGACGTTACTATGCGGACCAGCATTTTCAAAACCCCTGAACCCTTAAGACAAGCCCATATCCTGGCAACTGAAACTTTCAAAAACCAAATAGATACCAACTAA
- the sepS gene encoding O-phosphoserine--tRNA ligase, which translates to MKKKEILKLAKRDFEKAWVETGLNLKKPHHDEEYPRIHLKTGQTHPLYNTIARLRQAYLMLGFSETINPLFIEEDHIYRQFGPEAPAVLDRCFYLAGLPRPDIGIGMDKIEKIENLGVSLDEAKIQSLKEVFRSYKKGDTSGDDLVRDVSNALEVKDADGLRVLERVFPELRELTPISSKTTLRSHMTSGWFITLESMIKTHPLPVKLFSIDRCLRREQREDSSHLMTYHSASCVWMDDEVSLDMGMAVSESLLEYFGFEKFKFLPDEKKSKYYIPGTQTEVYGYHPQLKDWVEVATFGLYSPIALARYGIDQEVMNLGVGAERMAMIMGGYEDIRKMVYPQIYTKKSLSDRELASMLRMNLYPVTDEGRRLAESIISTAREHGDSESPCQFTAFKGEFMDKNIEVKIIEPEAGTKLLGPASWNRIYVYDGNVVGVPHPSTLHGLQPPEDVIDEIIANMGKEIVDDLAIQALKKGIPTGISYLEGVASQAAYRIEEMVVSGEENVTLRTTIAKAPSDVNLVLDEVAMRYITSKNKVIDIRGPIFCTITGKLLD; encoded by the coding sequence GTGAAGAAGAAGGAGATTTTGAAACTGGCAAAGAGGGATTTTGAAAAGGCCTGGGTGGAAACAGGTCTAAACCTGAAAAAACCCCATCATGATGAGGAATATCCCCGGATACACCTTAAAACTGGGCAAACTCACCCCCTGTATAATACCATTGCCAGACTACGCCAGGCATACCTCATGCTGGGTTTTTCCGAAACCATCAACCCCCTGTTTATTGAAGAAGACCATATTTACCGCCAGTTCGGACCGGAAGCCCCTGCAGTTTTAGATCGCTGCTTCTACCTGGCTGGCCTGCCCCGTCCAGATATAGGAATTGGGATGGACAAAATTGAGAAAATAGAAAATCTGGGAGTTTCACTGGATGAGGCTAAAATTCAGTCCCTGAAAGAAGTGTTTCGCAGTTACAAAAAGGGTGATACCAGTGGCGATGACCTGGTACGAGACGTTTCAAATGCCCTGGAGGTGAAGGATGCTGATGGTCTCAGAGTCCTGGAGAGGGTTTTTCCAGAGCTGAGAGAACTCACTCCCATCTCCAGTAAAACCACTTTACGCTCACACATGACTTCTGGCTGGTTCATAACCCTGGAATCCATGATTAAAACCCATCCATTGCCTGTTAAATTATTTTCCATTGACCGTTGTTTGCGCCGGGAGCAGAGGGAAGATTCCAGTCACCTGATGACCTATCACTCTGCTTCATGTGTCTGGATGGATGATGAGGTTTCTCTGGATATGGGAATGGCTGTTTCTGAGAGTTTACTAGAATATTTTGGTTTTGAAAAGTTCAAATTCTTACCTGATGAGAAGAAATCCAAATATTACATTCCCGGAACCCAGACTGAGGTTTACGGTTACCATCCGCAGTTAAAGGACTGGGTGGAGGTAGCCACCTTCGGATTATATTCACCTATCGCCCTGGCTCGTTATGGTATTGACCAGGAAGTCATGAATCTGGGAGTGGGTGCTGAGAGAATGGCCATGATCATGGGTGGTTATGAGGATATCCGTAAAATGGTTTACCCCCAGATCTACACCAAGAAAAGCCTCAGTGACCGTGAGTTAGCTTCCATGCTCCGTATGAACCTTTACCCGGTGACAGATGAGGGTAGAAGACTGGCCGAATCCATTATCAGCACTGCCCGGGAACATGGTGACTCGGAATCTCCCTGCCAGTTCACTGCTTTTAAGGGGGAGTTCATGGATAAAAACATTGAAGTTAAGATTATAGAGCCAGAGGCAGGAACCAAACTCCTTGGACCGGCCAGTTGGAACCGTATATATGTTTATGATGGGAATGTTGTGGGAGTGCCCCATCCCAGCACCCTTCATGGTCTCCAACCCCCTGAGGATGTGATTGATGAAATCATTGCAAATATGGGAAAGGAAATTGTGGATGATCTGGCTATACAGGCCCTGAAAAAGGGCATACCCACGGGTATCAGTTACTTGGAGGGGGTGGCATCCCAAGCCGCCTATCGCATAGAGGAGATGGTGGTGAGTGGAGAGGAAAATGTCACTTTAAGGACTACCATTGCCAAAGCACCTTCTGATGTTAACCTTGTACTGGATGAAGTGGCCATGCGTTACATAACCAGTAAAAACAAGGTGATTGACATCCGGGGTCCCATATTCTGCACCATCACCGGTAAACTCCTAGACTGA
- a CDS encoding fumarate reductase subunit A — protein sequence MERETYSTEVLVIGSGGAGCRAAIEAKKHGKDVIIVSKGLSYKSGCTTLAEGGYNAAFAYVDADDSVQAHLEDTLKGGGYLNDPELARILVEEAPDRLTELEGYGALFDRQESGELNQRPFGGQTYRRTCFQGDRTGHEMMTALKEEVTRLNIPTVDEVMITKLLQDDEGNVGGACGISLSHTNFIIFKAKSTIISTGGAGWIYPVTSNALQKTGDGYALAWNAGADLLDMEQVQFHPTGMLYPDSRRGVLVTEAVRGEGGKLINSEGERFMTKYDPRGELATRDVVSRAIYNEIMEGRGTASGGVYLDVTHLPSEVIEEKLETMLLQFQDVGVDIRKEPMEVAPTAHHFMGGARINAQCETTIPNLYAAGEAAGGIHGANRLGGNALADTQVFGRRAGESAAKNVKKSHFQLDPASLDREEGRIKKIFKDGDYYPFQLKEELQEVMWNNVAIIRREEGLKSALERIKAIKNKLPLMIVPEGTGYNQHLLDALELENMILIAKLVTKSALIREESRGAHYRADYPDRRDQWRKSIVLNRDKKVKYIKR from the coding sequence ATGGAAAGGGAGACTTACTCTACAGAGGTACTGGTGATTGGATCCGGAGGGGCCGGATGCCGAGCAGCCATAGAAGCCAAAAAACATGGAAAAGATGTAATAATAGTATCCAAAGGATTATCATACAAATCTGGGTGCACAACTCTGGCTGAGGGGGGCTACAATGCAGCATTTGCCTATGTGGATGCTGATGACAGTGTTCAGGCCCATCTGGAGGATACACTTAAAGGAGGGGGCTACCTTAATGACCCGGAACTGGCACGCATACTGGTTGAGGAAGCACCCGACAGGCTAACGGAACTGGAAGGCTACGGGGCCTTATTTGACCGTCAGGAATCAGGGGAACTTAACCAGAGACCCTTCGGAGGGCAGACCTACCGCAGGACCTGTTTCCAGGGGGACCGAACTGGCCATGAGATGATGACTGCCCTTAAAGAGGAGGTCACCCGTCTCAATATCCCCACTGTGGATGAAGTAATGATCACTAAACTTCTGCAGGATGATGAAGGGAATGTGGGAGGGGCATGTGGAATATCCCTGTCCCACACAAATTTCATAATTTTTAAGGCCAAATCAACCATCATAAGCACGGGAGGTGCTGGTTGGATATATCCTGTAACCTCCAATGCACTGCAAAAAACAGGGGATGGATATGCACTGGCATGGAATGCGGGTGCAGACCTGTTGGACATGGAACAAGTCCAGTTCCACCCCACTGGCATGTTATATCCGGATTCCCGTCGTGGAGTACTGGTGACAGAGGCAGTGCGTGGTGAGGGTGGAAAACTCATAAACTCTGAGGGTGAAAGGTTCATGACTAAATACGACCCTCGAGGAGAGCTGGCCACACGAGATGTAGTGTCAAGAGCCATTTACAATGAGATAATGGAAGGACGGGGCACAGCCAGTGGAGGAGTTTACCTGGATGTCACCCACCTGCCATCAGAAGTTATTGAAGAGAAACTGGAAACCATGCTCCTCCAATTCCAGGATGTGGGAGTGGACATCCGCAAAGAGCCCATGGAAGTAGCACCCACCGCCCATCACTTCATGGGAGGGGCCCGGATAAATGCCCAGTGTGAAACCACCATCCCCAACCTCTATGCGGCAGGGGAAGCTGCAGGCGGAATACACGGAGCCAACCGTCTGGGTGGAAATGCCTTGGCCGACACCCAGGTTTTCGGAAGAAGGGCCGGTGAATCAGCTGCTAAAAATGTTAAAAAATCCCACTTCCAACTGGATCCAGCTTCACTGGATAGGGAAGAAGGAAGAATTAAAAAAATATTCAAAGACGGAGATTACTATCCCTTCCAGCTTAAAGAAGAACTGCAAGAAGTCATGTGGAATAATGTGGCCATTATACGAAGGGAAGAAGGTTTGAAGTCTGCTCTGGAAAGGATTAAAGCCATTAAAAATAAATTGCCCCTGATGATAGTTCCAGAGGGCACTGGATATAATCAGCACCTGCTGGATGCCCTGGAACTGGAGAACATGATCTTAATAGCAAAACTTGTAACTAAATCTGCTCTTATCCGTGAAGAAAGCAGGGGAGCACACTACCGTGCAGACTATCCTGATAGAAGAGACCAGTGGAGGAAGAGTATTGTTTTGAATAGGGATAAGAAGGTGAAATACATAAAGAGGTAA
- a CDS encoding zinc-ribbon domain-containing protein — MYCHNCGAKNVENAIFCEKCGTKLSEPNVRASKSMGNKTSFTGKNKPSTILVVIGYIFAILGGLIGILIGVYLYTRDNQDSKFHGRNMLVIAAVIICLSVIATSLFSGSLNTPIAPAMGTKNFNNGQFSFDYPDVWNINNTRTDASMTAVDLGDSNMYQTDVVKSSGVVIGKILKSSGRTVEDSKNMFLALSGDMKETSTNYITVDGVTAKESIYTGPNNHGHVTEVRAITWEKGDSTYMIMCIARGSDLGNTLNSQKKYFDTIINSFRTL, encoded by the coding sequence ATGTATTGTCATAATTGCGGAGCCAAAAACGTAGAAAATGCTATTTTCTGTGAAAAGTGTGGTACTAAATTATCTGAACCTAATGTCAGAGCATCAAAATCAATGGGAAATAAAACTTCCTTCACAGGCAAAAATAAACCTTCAACCATACTGGTAGTTATAGGTTATATTTTTGCTATTTTAGGGGGGCTTATTGGTATTTTAATTGGTGTATATCTTTATACACGTGATAATCAGGATTCTAAGTTTCATGGCAGGAATATGTTGGTAATAGCTGCGGTCATTATATGTTTAAGTGTTATTGCAACATCCTTATTTTCTGGATCATTAAACACACCTATTGCACCTGCAATGGGTACCAAAAACTTCAACAATGGCCAATTCTCATTTGATTACCCTGATGTGTGGAATATCAACAATACTAGAACTGACGCATCAATGACTGCTGTAGATTTAGGAGATTCAAACATGTACCAAACGGATGTAGTAAAGTCATCTGGAGTAGTTATAGGTAAAATACTTAAATCTTCAGGAAGGACTGTGGAGGATAGTAAGAACATGTTCCTAGCGTTATCAGGCGATATGAAAGAGACAAGCACTAATTATATTACGGTGGATGGTGTTACAGCCAAAGAATCGATTTACACCGGACCTAACAATCATGGTCATGTCACGGAAGTTAGAGCTATAACTTGGGAGAAAGGCGATTCAACCTATATGATAATGTGCATAGCACGGGGATCTGATCTTGGAAACACTTTAAATAGTCAGAAAAAGTATTTTGACACCATTATAAACAGTTTCAGAACATTATAG
- a CDS encoding zinc-ribbon domain-containing protein gives MFCPKCGEENPENAEFCAACGVNIGSLLEKAQDSKKNEPSGESTGSSNTIIDENRVFDKRNNITFIVVLVAFFILVANYILLKNNYIIILIVILIIILGSSLSRR, from the coding sequence ATGTTCTGTCCAAAATGTGGAGAAGAAAATCCGGAAAATGCAGAATTTTGTGCTGCTTGTGGTGTAAATATAGGTAGTTTATTAGAAAAGGCCCAAGACTCTAAGAAAAATGAACCGAGTGGTGAAAGTACTGGATCTTCCAATACCATAATCGATGAAAATCGCGTGTTCGATAAAAGAAACAATATTACTTTTATAGTCGTTTTGGTAGCTTTTTTTATTTTAGTAGCGAATTATATACTTTTAAAAAATAATTACATAATTATCCTCATTGTAATATTAATTATAATATTAGGATCATCACTAAGCAGGAGATGA
- a CDS encoding HIT family protein: protein MECEYFEKLTQHEFGELLAETDYWLIILAPDQRNLGTCVVALKRDEKELSGLKDEEWMDLSRVVKELESAIKKAFHATMFNWGCLMNSSYLLDPPSPHLHWHFIPRYREPVQFQGKTFEDPCFGRSTMHDRGRSVELGEEFRKEIMKRINEFMEI from the coding sequence GTGGAATGTGAGTATTTTGAAAAATTAACCCAACATGAATTTGGTGAATTGTTGGCTGAAACTGATTACTGGCTTATTATCCTAGCCCCGGATCAGAGGAACCTGGGAACCTGTGTGGTGGCTCTTAAAAGAGATGAAAAAGAACTTTCCGGTTTAAAGGATGAAGAATGGATGGATTTATCCAGAGTAGTTAAAGAATTGGAATCTGCAATCAAAAAGGCCTTTCATGCCACCATGTTCAACTGGGGATGTTTGATGAACTCCTCTTACCTTCTAGATCCCCCTTCACCCCATCTGCACTGGCACTTCATTCCCCGTTACCGGGAACCAGTGCAATTTCAGGGTAAAACATTTGAAGATCCCTGCTTCGGAAGGAGCACCATGCATGACCGGGGCAGATCTGTTGAACTTGGAGAAGAATTCCGAAAAGAAATTATGAAGAGAATAAATGAATTTATGGAAATTTAA
- a CDS encoding phosphatase PAP2 family protein: MPIYKDNQSFKLKENIANFISAVTNPPFVAIPVFLIINYSLLSEGNWLWFSSVSIFFVSLLPILTSFSWIKKKNLEVDMPRRQDRIYPLLLVILSYIMGVVVLNLLGAPQLTTVLMFCYLTNTIVVLLFSLFWKISIHAMGIAGPATAIIYLFGWTGLLFSLLVPLVVWSRLYLKKHTPAQLITGTFLGYFLTATQIYLLIGF; encoded by the coding sequence ATGCCCATTTATAAGGACAATCAATCATTTAAACTGAAAGAGAACATTGCAAATTTCATATCCGCTGTTACCAACCCCCCCTTTGTAGCAATTCCAGTTTTCCTGATTATAAATTACAGTCTCTTATCTGAAGGAAACTGGTTATGGTTTTCTAGTGTCAGCATATTTTTTGTGAGTTTACTGCCTATTCTGACCAGTTTTTCCTGGATCAAGAAGAAGAATTTGGAAGTGGACATGCCCCGCAGGCAGGATCGGATTTATCCACTGTTACTGGTGATACTGTCTTATATCATGGGGGTGGTGGTGCTTAACCTTCTGGGAGCACCGCAACTTACCACGGTTTTAATGTTTTGCTATCTGACCAACACCATTGTTGTACTCCTATTCAGCCTTTTCTGGAAAATCAGCATACATGCTATGGGGATTGCCGGCCCTGCAACTGCCATAATATACCTTTTCGGATGGACCGGACTTCTCTTCAGTTTACTGGTACCCCTGGTTGTCTGGAGCCGGCTTTACCTGAAAAAACACACCCCTGCCCAGCTTATAACCGGCACATTTCTAGGTTATTTTTTAACCGCCACCCAGATTTACCTTTTAATAGGATTTTAA